In the Salinisphaera sp. T31B1 genome, one interval contains:
- the murA gene encoding UDP-N-acetylglucosamine 1-carboxyvinyltransferase has protein sequence MDLLRIEGGPPLNGDVRASGAKNATLPIMAAALLIDETLYVENVPHLEDVTTTNVLLAHMGVSVTIGDYMVVEADASTLTQCVAPYDLVKTMRASILVLGPLLARHGEAEVSLPGGCAIGARPVDIHLRGLEAMGAEIRVEAGYVKARASRLKGARIPMDTVTVTGTENLMMAATLADGVTILENAAREPEVVDLARCLAAMGAEIEGAGTSTITIRGKKSLHGARHRVLPDRIETGTFLVAGAASRGRVKVTQTDPSLVDTVTAKLAEAGGRISQGNDWVEVDMRGQRPTSVDLRTAPYPGFPTDMQAQFCVLDALAAGVGTVTETVFENRFMHVSELQRMGAKIRQEGNTVIVTGVDRLTGAPVMATDLRASASLVIAGLVADGTTDVRRIYHIDRGYECIEEKMAQLGGRIQRLPDRAPVTARGASAEGAA, from the coding sequence ATGGATCTGTTACGTATCGAGGGCGGGCCGCCGCTCAACGGCGATGTCCGGGCGTCCGGCGCCAAGAACGCCACGCTGCCGATCATGGCGGCCGCCCTGCTGATCGACGAGACACTGTATGTCGAGAACGTGCCGCATCTGGAGGATGTGACCACTACCAATGTGCTGCTGGCACATATGGGCGTGTCGGTGACCATCGGCGATTACATGGTCGTGGAGGCCGATGCATCGACCCTGACCCAGTGTGTGGCGCCCTATGATCTGGTCAAGACCATGCGCGCCTCCATCCTGGTGCTGGGTCCTTTGCTGGCACGCCACGGCGAGGCCGAGGTCTCGCTGCCCGGCGGTTGCGCGATCGGTGCGCGGCCGGTGGATATCCACCTGCGCGGGCTCGAGGCGATGGGCGCGGAAATCCGTGTCGAGGCCGGCTATGTCAAAGCCCGGGCCTCGCGGCTCAAGGGCGCGCGTATTCCCATGGATACGGTCACGGTGACGGGCACCGAGAATCTCATGATGGCGGCCACGCTGGCCGATGGCGTGACTATTCTGGAAAACGCCGCGCGTGAGCCCGAGGTCGTCGATCTGGCGCGGTGTCTGGCCGCGATGGGTGCCGAGATCGAAGGCGCGGGCACGTCCACGATCACGATCCGCGGCAAGAAATCCCTGCACGGGGCGCGGCATCGCGTGTTGCCCGACCGTATCGAGACCGGCACTTTTCTGGTTGCCGGCGCCGCCAGCCGGGGCCGGGTCAAGGTGACCCAGACCGACCCGTCGCTCGTGGACACGGTTACGGCCAAACTGGCTGAGGCCGGCGGTCGGATCAGCCAGGGCAACGACTGGGTCGAGGTCGACATGCGCGGCCAGCGACCGACTTCGGTAGATCTGCGGACCGCGCCATATCCGGGATTCCCGACCGACATGCAGGCCCAGTTCTGCGTGCTCGACGCGCTGGCCGCCGGCGTGGGCACGGTCACGGAAACGGTGTTCGAGAACCGCTTCATGCATGTCTCCGAGCTCCAGCGCATGGGCGCGAAGATCCGTCAGGAAGGCAACACCGTGATCGTTACCGGCGTCGATCGGCTGACCGGCGCGCCGGTGATGGCGACCGATCTGCGGGCTTCGGCCTCGCTGGTGATCGCCGGGCTGGTGGCCGACGGCACGACCGACGTGCGTCGGATCTACCATATCGATCGCGGCTATGAGTGTATCGAGGAGAAGATGGCCCAGCTGGGCGGTCGGATCCAGCGTCTGCCCGATCGCGCGCCGGTGACCGCCCGCGGCGCGAGCGCGGAGGGCGCGGCATGA
- the hisG gene encoding ATP phosphoribosyltransferase codes for MSRQVTLALSKGRILEATLPLLAAAGIEPEVDPDRSRKLVFETNHPGLRLLVIRASDVPTFVAYGAADIGVAGKDVLIEHGGADLYEPLDLGIARCKLMTAGLPGAMDAASHRPLRVATKYVETARAYFARLGRQVEIIKLYGSMELAPIVGLADVIVDLVDTGNTLRANGLEAFDVIEDISARLVVNKAAQKMKHAELSELLGLFAPAEAGA; via the coding sequence ATGAGCCGACAGGTTACGCTCGCACTGTCCAAGGGGCGCATTCTCGAAGCCACGCTGCCGTTGCTGGCCGCCGCGGGCATCGAACCGGAGGTCGATCCGGACCGTTCACGCAAGCTCGTGTTCGAAACCAACCATCCCGGTCTGCGGTTGTTGGTCATCCGCGCATCGGACGTGCCGACCTTCGTAGCCTACGGTGCGGCCGATATCGGCGTGGCCGGCAAGGACGTGCTCATCGAGCATGGCGGGGCGGATCTGTACGAGCCGCTGGATCTGGGCATCGCCCGCTGCAAGCTGATGACCGCCGGGCTGCCCGGCGCCATGGATGCGGCCAGCCACCGACCGCTGCGGGTGGCCACGAAATATGTCGAAACCGCCCGTGCGTATTTCGCCCGGCTTGGTCGACAGGTCGAGATCATCAAGCTCTACGGCTCCATGGAGCTGGCGCCCATTGTCGGTCTGGCCGATGTCATCGTTGATCTGGTGGATACCGGCAACACCCTGCGTGCCAACGGTCTGGAAGCCTTCGACGTGATCGAGGACATCAGCGCCCGGCTGGTGGTCAACAAGGCCGCGCAGAAGATGAAGCACGCCGAGCTGTCCGAACTGCTCGGCCTGTTCGCACCTGCGGAGGCCGGGGCATGA
- the hisD gene encoding histidinol dehydrogenase, with protein MIQRLDSRADTFAAAFARLIDRDSPAQGAVDARVAEIIADVRDRGDTAVLEYTRTLDRHPATDMASLEIGADRLQAALDAMPTGPRGALEAAAERIIRFAESQKLESHSFIDEHGNRLGQVVRPIERAGIYAPGGKAAYPSSVLMNALPARVAGVSEIVMVSPAPGGELNDWVLAAAALAGVHRFFTVGGAQAVAALAYGTECVPEVDKIVGPGNAYVASAKRQVFGRVGIESVAGPSEVLIIADGRGNPDWAAYDLFAQAEHDEMARAILICPDADYLAAVAAAVDRLIVDQPRRAIIEAALRDHGALIEVANLAEAVALSNRIAPEHLELAVDDPDALLDDIRHAGAIFMGHRTPEAFGDYCAGPNHVLPTGRTARFSSALGVYDFQKRLSIVQASAEGAAVLAPVAAELARGEGLHAHAASAEARAPATDRANASKP; from the coding sequence ATGATCCAGCGTCTGGACAGCCGTGCGGATACGTTCGCCGCGGCCTTCGCCAGGCTGATCGACCGAGACAGCCCGGCCCAGGGCGCTGTCGACGCACGCGTGGCCGAGATCATCGCCGATGTACGCGACCGCGGCGATACCGCGGTACTGGAATATACCCGGACGCTCGACCGGCATCCGGCTACAGATATGGCTTCGCTGGAGATCGGCGCCGACCGGCTTCAGGCCGCCCTCGATGCCATGCCGACCGGCCCGCGGGGCGCGCTGGAAGCCGCGGCCGAGCGGATCATCCGGTTCGCCGAATCGCAGAAGCTCGAATCTCACAGTTTCATCGACGAACACGGTAATCGTCTGGGTCAAGTCGTCAGGCCGATCGAGCGGGCCGGCATCTATGCGCCGGGCGGCAAGGCCGCCTATCCGTCCAGCGTACTAATGAACGCGCTGCCCGCCCGCGTAGCCGGCGTGTCGGAAATCGTCATGGTGTCACCGGCACCCGGTGGCGAACTCAACGATTGGGTGCTGGCGGCGGCGGCGCTGGCCGGGGTACACCGGTTTTTCACCGTCGGCGGCGCCCAGGCCGTGGCCGCGCTGGCCTATGGCACCGAGTGTGTGCCCGAGGTCGACAAGATCGTCGGGCCCGGCAATGCCTATGTGGCTTCGGCCAAGCGCCAGGTGTTCGGTCGCGTCGGAATCGAGTCGGTGGCCGGCCCGTCGGAGGTGCTGATCATTGCCGACGGCCGGGGCAATCCCGACTGGGCCGCCTACGATCTGTTCGCCCAGGCCGAGCACGACGAAATGGCCCGCGCGATCCTCATCTGCCCCGATGCCGACTACCTCGCGGCGGTAGCGGCCGCGGTCGATCGGTTGATCGTCGATCAGCCACGGCGAGCCATCATCGAGGCCGCGCTGCGGGATCATGGCGCGCTGATCGAAGTCGCGAATCTGGCCGAGGCTGTGGCCCTGTCGAATCGTATCGCGCCGGAGCATCTCGAACTGGCGGTCGACGACCCCGACGCACTGCTGGACGACATCCGCCATGCCGGAGCGATCTTTATGGGTCATCGCACACCCGAAGCGTTCGGCGACTATTGTGCGGGGCCCAATCACGTGCTGCCGACCGGGCGCACGGCTCGATTCTCGTCGGCGCTCGGCGTCTACGATTTCCAGAAGCGCCTGTCGATCGTGCAGGCGAGCGCCGAAGGCGCGGCCGTGCTGGCGCCTGTCGCAGCCGAGCTCGCGCGCGGTGAAGGCCTGCATGCGCATGCAGCTTCTGCCGAGGCGCGAGCGCCGGCCACCGACCGTGCCAACGCGTCCAAGCCTTGA
- the petA gene encoding ubiquinol-cytochrome c reductase iron-sulfur subunit — protein sequence MSKEGVDVGKRRFLTTATAAVGGVGAAFVATPFIKSWMPSARARAAGAPVEVNIAALEEGALVSVTWRGKPVWVVRRTPEMLETLDEVAGELADPDSKAEQQPEYCQNKYRSIKEPVLVMVGICTHLGCSPKYRPEASGGQLDYPGFFCPCHGSHYDISGRVYASQPAPLNMVVPPHRYESDDLIVVGEDPGQGEEAA from the coding sequence ATGAGCAAAGAGGGGGTCGACGTCGGCAAGCGCCGATTTTTGACCACCGCCACCGCAGCCGTCGGTGGCGTGGGCGCGGCTTTCGTAGCCACTCCGTTCATCAAATCCTGGATGCCCAGTGCGCGTGCGCGCGCCGCCGGTGCCCCGGTCGAGGTGAACATCGCAGCGCTGGAAGAGGGGGCGCTGGTCAGCGTGACCTGGCGCGGCAAGCCGGTCTGGGTCGTCCGGCGGACGCCGGAGATGCTGGAAACCCTGGACGAGGTCGCCGGAGAGCTGGCCGATCCGGATTCCAAGGCCGAGCAGCAGCCGGAGTACTGCCAGAACAAGTACCGCTCGATCAAGGAGCCGGTGCTGGTGATGGTGGGTATCTGTACGCACCTGGGCTGTTCGCCCAAGTATCGTCCCGAGGCTTCGGGCGGACAGCTGGACTATCCCGGTTTCTTCTGCCCGTGCCACGGTTCGCATTATGATATTTCCGGGCGGGTATATGCCTCTCAGCCGGCGCCGCTGAACATGGTCGTGCCGCCGCATCGCTATGAAAGCGACGATCTCATCGTCGTGGGCGAGGATCCGGGTCAGGGCGAGGAGGCCGCGTAA
- a CDS encoding cytochrome bc complex cytochrome b subunit gives MANRFMGWVDERFPATQLWNEHIGQYYAPKNFNVWYYFGSLAMLVLANQLITGIWLAMFYKPSAAAAFGSVAYIMRDVEWGWLIRYMHSTGASFFFIVVYLHMFRALLYGSYRKPRELLWIFGCLIFLALMAEAFMGYVLPWGNMSYWGAQVIISLFSAIPVVGEHLTTWIRGDFVIGDATLNRFFALHVVALPFVLVGLVIAHIMALHHVGSNNPDGIEIKANKNADGHPADGIPFHPYYTVKDLFGVGVFLILFAGVIFFAPEFGGFFLEPPNFTEANPSVTPEHIAPVWYFTPFYAMLRAVPDKLGGVITMFAAVLILFVLPWLDRSKVKSIRYKGIIFKVMLAALAISFLILGYIGTQPPSPMLTLVARIATIVYFAFFLLMPLYSIIDRTKPVPERVTG, from the coding sequence ATGGCAAACAGATTCATGGGGTGGGTCGACGAGCGCTTCCCGGCGACGCAGCTGTGGAACGAGCACATCGGCCAGTACTATGCGCCGAAGAACTTCAATGTCTGGTACTACTTCGGCTCGCTGGCCATGCTGGTGCTGGCCAATCAGCTGATCACCGGCATCTGGCTGGCGATGTTCTACAAGCCCTCGGCCGCGGCCGCGTTCGGGTCGGTCGCCTATATCATGCGCGACGTCGAATGGGGCTGGCTGATCCGCTACATGCATTCGACCGGCGCGTCGTTCTTCTTCATTGTCGTGTATCTGCACATGTTCCGCGCACTTCTGTACGGCTCGTATCGCAAGCCGCGCGAACTGCTGTGGATTTTCGGCTGCCTGATCTTCCTGGCGCTCATGGCCGAGGCCTTCATGGGCTACGTGCTGCCATGGGGCAACATGTCGTACTGGGGTGCGCAGGTGATTATCTCGCTGTTCTCGGCGATCCCGGTTGTCGGCGAGCATCTGACGACCTGGATTCGCGGCGACTTCGTCATCGGGGACGCGACCCTCAACCGCTTCTTCGCCCTGCACGTCGTGGCGTTGCCGTTCGTGCTGGTCGGTTTGGTCATCGCCCACATCATGGCGCTCCATCATGTGGGCTCGAACAACCCCGACGGCATCGAGATCAAGGCCAACAAGAACGCCGACGGGCACCCGGCCGACGGCATTCCGTTCCACCCGTATTACACGGTCAAGGATCTGTTCGGGGTGGGCGTGTTCCTGATCCTGTTCGCCGGCGTGATCTTCTTCGCGCCGGAGTTCGGCGGGTTCTTCCTCGAGCCGCCGAATTTCACCGAGGCCAACCCGTCGGTCACGCCCGAACATATCGCGCCGGTGTGGTACTTCACGCCCTTCTACGCCATGTTGCGGGCCGTGCCCGACAAGCTCGGGGGCGTGATCACCATGTTCGCTGCGGTGCTGATCCTGTTCGTTCTGCCCTGGCTGGATCGAAGCAAGGTCAAGTCGATCCGATACAAGGGCATCATCTTCAAGGTCATGCTTGCCGCCCTGGCGATCTCGTTTTTGATTCTCGGCTATATCGGCACCCAGCCGCCGAGCCCGATGCTCACGCTGGTGGCCCGTATCGCCACGATCGTCTACTTCGCGTTCTTCCTGCTGATGCCGCTGTACAGCATCATTGACAGGACCAAGCCGGTTCCGGAAAGGGTGACGGGATGA
- a CDS encoding cytochrome c1: protein MMRQLLFALVLLMPASAFAAGGESVPFHFDANLGNQASLQRGAKLFMNYCSGCHSLEYMRYQRIAEDLDIPEDVMENNLMLTQGKIHDTIQGTMPSEEAAEWFGKAPPDLSLTARERGADWIYSFLLSFYLDDSRPTGVNNVVMSNTAMPAVLAPLQGYQVLEHGEDGHGDAEGGGEGHGGGEPQFKLVQDGELNPAQYRSAVGDLTNFLVYVGEPAKMVRYSLGFKVIVFLLLFTGLAYMLKREFWRDVH from the coding sequence ATGATGCGTCAGCTGTTGTTCGCACTTGTTTTGTTGATGCCGGCCTCGGCCTTTGCGGCCGGCGGCGAGTCGGTCCCGTTCCATTTCGACGCCAACCTGGGCAATCAGGCTTCGCTACAACGCGGCGCCAAGTTGTTCATGAACTACTGCTCGGGATGTCATTCGCTGGAGTACATGCGCTACCAGCGAATCGCCGAGGATCTGGATATTCCCGAAGACGTCATGGAGAACAATCTCATGCTGACGCAGGGCAAGATCCACGACACGATCCAGGGCACGATGCCGTCGGAAGAGGCGGCCGAATGGTTCGGCAAGGCGCCTCCGGATCTTTCGCTGACCGCGCGCGAGCGGGGTGCCGACTGGATCTACAGTTTCCTGCTGAGCTTCTACCTGGACGACTCGCGGCCGACGGGCGTGAACAATGTCGTGATGAGCAATACCGCGATGCCGGCTGTGTTGGCCCCGTTGCAGGGCTATCAGGTGCTCGAGCATGGCGAGGATGGCCACGGCGACGCCGAAGGTGGCGGGGAAGGCCATGGCGGCGGTGAGCCTCAGTTCAAGTTGGTGCAGGACGGCGAGCTCAACCCGGCGCAGTATCGTTCGGCGGTGGGCGATCTGACCAATTTCCTGGTCTATGTCGGCGAGCCGGCGAAGATGGTTCGCTACTCGTTGGGCTTCAAGGTCATCGTGTTCCTGCTGCTGTTCACGGGTCTTGCCTACATGCTCAAGCGTGAATTCTGGCGTGACGTGCACTAA
- a CDS encoding glutathione S-transferase N-terminal domain-containing protein, producing the protein MASRSSTITLYSREACAHSHRVRLVMAEKGVASYDVVELREDQESEDLLELNPYNTVPTLVDRELVVYDPRIILEYIDERYPHPPLMPVDPVLRAQYRLAIFRMESDLYTLCDDLESTPAVARKARERMTELLATLAADFSSRPYIGEEFSLVDCTLAPILWRLRHYGVELPERRGKQLKKYARRLFERPAFAQSLSAFEADMEQPDVG; encoded by the coding sequence ATGGCCAGCCGCAGTTCGACGATTACGCTGTATTCGCGTGAGGCCTGTGCTCATAGCCATCGTGTGCGTCTGGTCATGGCCGAAAAGGGTGTGGCCAGCTATGACGTGGTCGAGTTGCGGGAGGACCAGGAGAGTGAGGATCTGCTCGAGCTCAACCCGTACAACACGGTGCCCACACTGGTTGATCGGGAGCTGGTCGTATACGACCCGCGCATCATCCTCGAATATATCGACGAGCGTTATCCGCATCCGCCGCTAATGCCGGTGGATCCGGTTCTGCGTGCCCAGTACCGTCTGGCGATCTTCCGCATGGAGTCCGATCTGTACACGCTGTGCGACGATCTGGAGTCCACGCCCGCCGTGGCACGCAAGGCCCGTGAGCGCATGACCGAGTTGCTGGCCACGCTCGCCGCGGACTTCTCCTCCCGGCCCTATATCGGCGAGGAGTTCTCGCTCGTCGACTGCACACTCGCGCCCATCCTGTGGCGTCTGCGACACTACGGCGTAGAGTTGCCGGAGCGTCGCGGCAAACAATTGAAGAAATACGCACGCCGGCTGTTCGAGCGTCCCGCGTTCGCACAGAGCCTGTCGGCCTTCGAGGCCGATATGGAGCAGCCGGACGTCGGCTAG
- a CDS encoding ClpXP protease specificity-enhancing factor, whose translation MSSRRPYLIRALYDWVLDNDLTPHLLVAADADGVDVPRQFVTEDGKITVNISPGAVRGLSLDNALISFSARFSGQNYNVSLPPGAVLALYARENGEGMLFGEVEAPPTAEPEDDSNGDGDGPDGGPSKKRAHLKVVK comes from the coding sequence TTGTCTTCGCGCCGTCCCTATCTGATCCGTGCCCTGTACGACTGGGTACTGGACAACGATCTGACCCCGCATCTGCTCGTGGCGGCCGACGCTGACGGCGTCGATGTGCCGCGCCAATTCGTGACTGAAGACGGTAAGATCACCGTCAACATCAGCCCCGGCGCGGTCCGCGGCTTGAGCCTGGACAACGCCCTGATCAGCTTCTCGGCGCGGTTTTCGGGGCAGAACTACAACGTCAGTCTGCCGCCGGGGGCGGTACTGGCGCTGTATGCGCGGGAAAACGGCGAGGGTATGCTTTTCGGCGAAGTCGAAGCGCCTCCCACGGCCGAGCCCGAAGACGACTCGAACGGCGATGGCGATGGTCCGGATGGCGGCCCGTCCAAAAAGCGGGCGCATCTGAAGGTCGTCAAGTAG
- a CDS encoding phosphoheptose isomerase, which produces MPNDSGSDARIALIGRLFDDSRQANRRTRKALDAKTVAAADLMLACLADGGKILSCGNGGSAGDAQHFSSELINRFERERRALAAVALTTESSTLTAIANDYDYDRLFSRQVEALGRTGDVLLAISTSGNSANVAAAVETAHRLDMRVIALTGRDGGVIGGQLASTDIELRAAADSTARIQEMHLLLIHCLCRLIEDDLLGTAD; this is translated from the coding sequence ATGCCGAATGATTCCGGCAGCGATGCCCGCATTGCCCTGATTGGCCGGCTGTTCGACGACAGCCGACAGGCCAATCGACGAACACGCAAGGCGCTCGACGCCAAGACCGTAGCCGCCGCAGACCTGATGCTCGCCTGCCTCGCCGACGGCGGCAAGATTCTGTCCTGCGGCAATGGCGGCTCGGCCGGCGATGCCCAACACTTCTCATCGGAGCTGATCAACCGGTTCGAACGCGAACGCCGTGCGCTGGCCGCAGTCGCGCTGACCACCGAAAGCTCCACGCTCACCGCGATCGCCAACGATTACGACTACGATCGGCTGTTCTCACGCCAGGTCGAAGCGCTGGGACGGACCGGCGATGTGCTGTTGGCGATCAGCACGAGTGGAAACTCAGCCAACGTCGCGGCCGCGGTTGAAACAGCCCATCGTCTGGACATGCGCGTGATCGCTCTCACCGGACGCGATGGCGGCGTCATCGGCGGCCAATTGGCATCGACCGATATCGAGTTGCGAGCCGCCGCCGACAGCACCGCGCGTATCCAGGAGATGCACCTGCTGTTGATCCACTGTCTGTGCCGGCTGATCGAGGACGATCTACTCGGCACGGCGGACTGA
- a CDS encoding YraN family protein, whose translation MGTTLETGRAAEARVDRAARRRGWRRVARNYNVRGGELDLVYRADELLIIVEVRYRARSDYGGAAASVTTTKQRRIIHATRHFLADNPGHARRPIRFDVVGVDDSDELDWIENAFYAE comes from the coding sequence GTGGGCACGACGCTAGAGACCGGACGCGCCGCCGAGGCCCGGGTCGATCGCGCGGCGCGCCGCCGCGGCTGGCGGCGTGTCGCCCGCAACTACAATGTGCGTGGCGGCGAGCTCGATCTGGTCTACCGGGCCGATGAACTGCTGATTATCGTGGAGGTGCGTTACCGTGCGCGCAGCGACTACGGCGGCGCAGCCGCCAGTGTCACCACGACCAAGCAGCGTCGTATCATCCACGCGACACGACATTTCCTGGCCGACAATCCCGGCCATGCACGCCGGCCGATACGTTTCGATGTCGTCGGCGTCGATGACTCCGATGAACTGGACTGGATAGAGAACGCCTTCTATGCCGAATGA